Proteins encoded in a region of the Leishmania infantum JPCM5 genome chromosome 5 genome:
- a CDS encoding metallo-peptidase, Clan M-, Family M49, whose amino-acid sequence MSHNALYTTPRAVPYCTLAIANAFKDLTPKQRHYAHHMMAAGWCGAPVVAEQVSPESLPLLRFFFQVLSAQPLDTFKANSVNAGVDPDEVNQFLEYFAMVYSNMGNYLSFGDTKFVPSIPKERFAKIVASADGSPAVDAQLLDAIYNLDDDKLTLDFPPKGLTRYYSPNVTREDAAVANDFLASKKMDGVNTRVFKEEDGTLVIRVAAATERTVPAEKFNGRTIAIYYGDYKEEMARVVAELRKAQPYAENETEVRMLNHYIEHFQYGDVDVHKESQKEWVKDVGPTVETNIGFIESYRDPSGVRAEWEGFVAVVNKEQSKMYGALVAQGEKFVAELPWGKAFEKDVFSSPDFTSLDVLGFASSGIPAGINIPNYDDIRQTVGFKNVYLSNVVSAMTFKDKLNYITEADWELYKASILTATSVNVGIHELLGHGTGKLLSENSDGTFNFDEKTVDPISGKPVATWYKPGDTYSSVFGGLGSSYEECRAEAVSLYLCLLPDLLEIFNLQTTKEQQDVIYVCWLNMVRAGLVGLEFYTPEKQQWRQAHMRARFCILQALARAPNPIVQITENAKEGVLITLDRERIATDGRQAIGDLLVNLNVNKATADAKRGSAYFENMTVVSDQYVHYRDIIMARRKPRKQYVQPHTFISGDTVEVREFAGSVEGVVESFVTRHREIPL is encoded by the coding sequence ATGTCGCACAACGCGCTTTACACTACCCCTCGTGCGGTACCGTACTGCACCCTGGCCATCGCCAACGCCTTCAAGGACCTGACCCCGAAGCAGCGTCACTACGCCCATCACATGATGGCGGCGGGGTGGTGCGGCGCCCCGGTGGTGGCTGAGCAGGTGAGTCCCGAGtcactgccgctcctgcgTTTCTTCTTCCAGGTGCTcagtgcgcagccgctggacACCTTCAAGGCGAACAGCGTCAACGCCGGCGTCGACCCCGATGAGGTGAACCAGTTCCTGGAATACTTCGCGATGGTCTACTCGAACATGGGCAACTACCTCTCCTTCGGCGACACCAAGTTCGTCCCATCGATTCCGAAGGAACGCTTTGCGAAGATCGTGGCGAGCGCGGACGGGTCTCCGGCGGtggatgcgcagctgctggacgccATCTACAACCTGGACGACGACAAGCTGACGCTGGACTTCCCTCCCAAAGGGCTTACGCGGTACTACAGCCCAAACGTCACCCGcgaagacgccgctgtcgcgaACGACTTCCTGGCGTCGAAAAAGATGGACGGCGTCAACACACGCGTGTTCAAGGAGGAAGACGGCACCCTCGTCAtccgcgtcgcggcggcgaccgaGAGGACGGTGCCGGCGGAGAAGTTCAACGGACGCACCATTGCAATTTACTATGGCGACTACAAGGAGGAGATGGcccgcgtcgtcgcggagctgcgcaaggcgCAGCCGTACGCGGAGAACGAGACGGAGGTGCGTATGTTGAACCACTACATCGAGCACTTCCAGTATGGCGACGTGGACGTGCACAAGGAGAGCCAAAAGGAGTGGGTGAAGGATGTGGGGCCGACGGTGGAGACGAACATCGGCTTCATCGAGTCGTACCGCGACCCCtccggcgtgcgtgcggagTGGGAAGGCttcgtggcggtggtgaacAAGGAGCAGTCGAAGATGTACGGCGCACTGGTGGCACAGGGCGAGAAGTTCGTTGCTGAGCTGCCGTGGGGCAAGGCGTTCGAGAAGGACGTCTTCTCCAGCCCGGACTTCACCAGCCTTGACGTCCTGGGCTTCGCGAGCAGTGGCATTCCGGCCGGCATCAACATCCCCAACTACGACGACATTCGCCAGACCGTTGGCTTCAAGAACGTGTACCTGTCCAACGTGGTGAGCGCGATGACCTTCAAGGACAAGCTCAACTACATCACAGAGGCGGACTGGGAGCTGTACAAGGCGAGCATTCTCACCGCGACCTCGGTGAACGTCGGCATTCACGAGCTGCTGGGCCACGGCACAGGCAAGCTGCTGTCGGAGAACAGCGACGGCACCTTCAATTTTGACGAGAAAACGGTGGACCCAATCAGCGGCAAGCCCGTTGCCACGTGGTACAAGCCCGGCGACACGTATTCGAGCGTGTTTGGCGGTCTTGGCAGCTCGTACGAGGAATGCCGCGCTGAGGCGGTATCGCTGTACCTCTGCTTGCTGCCAGACCTGCTGGAGATCTTCAACCTCCAGACAACGAAAGAGCAGCAGGACGTCATCTATGTCTGCTGGCTGAACATGGTGCGCGCCGGCCTGGTCGGGCTCGAGTTCTACACCCcggagaagcagcagtggcgccagGCTCACATGCGGGCACGTTTCTGCATTCTccaggcgctggcgcgtgcACCGAACCCGATTGTGCAGATCACCGAGAACGCCAAGGAGGGCGTCCTCATCACACTCGACCGCGAGCGCATCGCCACAGACGGGCGCCAGGCGATTGGGGACCTGCTCGTGAACCTCAATGTTAACAAGGCGACGGCCGACGcgaagcgcggcagcgcctaCTTTGAGAACATGACGGTCGTGAGCGACCAGTACGTGCACTACCGCGACATCATCATGGCGCGCCGCAAGCCGCGCAAGCAGTACGTCCAGCCGCACACCTTCATCAGCGGGGATACGGTGGAGGTGCGGGAGTTTGCCGGATCGGTAGAAGGGGTCGTGGAATCCTTCGTTACCCGGCACCGCGAGATCCCGCTGTAG
- a CDS encoding putative glutaminyl cyclase, translating into MQHQSLAARRRDRRLARRDESAFWCRLLKRCLPCRALRWKSVHATSRTRRILMGILLCLIATLILLIGLVVCLTWKSNRSNTPLEPAAAQSTHAPRVPPEVGVHDPWAEDPVDVAVIRQREEAMVRKWRENGFRPTYWEVERRTLPRLTKRALESWFEHGRRAAASATAVDVAEDVLMAHAWDAVDGGDADADLFDSLAFLYPPAQQRQYYRAAMDAILRQGPRVGGTKRDALLHHLVDEGLGRRRYDAARHAYHPAPPHLSPRGKELLEKAAASWPDAPHLAAAQQDEVAGREPGWRWSLSWDNFTADIPIRIEGSSRVEMQNLVFQFPGGSQFRRKQAAAASAAATGAKDALDEFVGGVPNRRRTRADDRKEVLEAEYHPADMTGETVYTQENFLQWAQDGVPFNPRPALERGVPGTRVVLSPDAKGARVPLKPSLSAQAAEPATQQPMKHAVLAAHWDSKYFADLPFLAACDSAMPVVFLLRTIKNIAVLTDVAEALTESYKAERSGALGGDAAAAVPGLTSTFRNATTEAEVRERLASLLSPAHHALLYQYFFARPYSVGDEQQNLVAAGMRNHPTKVEVDVRTWLDWVQHLPIISVILFDGEEAYKHWSGDDNTYGSRHLAQRWRSTPSVMRTRYAEGPQSLYDSVDLFALYDLMGPAGTTFSNMYPTQSGIFYAGLSQREWELRHRAMKHSSAISAELLWRYHEATALPPAEARGKTDPFLRLLGPSPHEAVASINTAYTRRLLANNASRPSVASLPRSWLMYGSPHEMLTLHSVARTTHDVRFVENFDQLRVYDRLDREIAAESSFDAERYLNTINHNIFFSPSQQEDLRRNRDVFVAEDDHKHWLDTQRVLHLIPVPFPKSWHTANDDGSNVHDGTSTDLSGLLWSTVLELGDYWTRKE; encoded by the coding sequence ATGCAGCATCAATCCCTGGCGGCTCGGCGGCGGGACCGCAGGCTGGCCCGCAGGGACGAATCTGCGTTTTGGTGCAGACTGCTGAAGCGGTGCCTACCCTGTCGTGCCCTGCGATGGAAGAGCGTTCACGCGACGAGCCGCACCAGGCGCATCCTCATGGGCATCCTGCTCTGCCTCATCGCCACCCTCATCCTCCTCATTGGTCTTGTGGTGTGTCTCACCTGGAAGAGCAACCGCAGCAACACCCCACTCGagcctgccgcggcgcagtcgACGCACGCGCCTCGGGTGCCACCAGAGGTGGGTGTGCACGACCCTTGGGCCGAAGACCccgtcgacgtcgccgttATCcggcagcgggaggaggcgatggtTCGGAAGTGGAGAGAGAACGGCTTTCGCCCTACCTACTGGGAGGTCGAGCGACGCACCCTACCGCGACTAACGAAGAGGGCCTTGGAGTCGTGGTTTGAGCACGGaaggcgcgcggcggcgtccgccacggcggtggaTGTTGCAGAGGATGTGCTGATGGCGCATGCCTGGGACGctgtcgacggcggcgacgcagacgccgaCCTCTTTGACAGCCTCGCCTTTCTCTACccaccagcgcagcagaggcagtACTACCGCGCGGCGATGGACGCGATTCTGCGCCAGGGCCCTCGCGTCGGAGGCACGAAGCGCGACGCCCTTCTCCATCACTTAGTCGATGAGGGACTCGGACGTCGACGGTACGACGCTGCACGGCACGCCTACCacccagcaccgccgcacctcAGCCCGCGTGGGAAGGAACTGCTGGAaaaggcggccgcctcgtGGCCAGATGCACCGCACCtggctgccgcgcagcaagACGAGGTTGCGGGCCGTGAACCGGGATGGCGGTGGTCCCTGAGTTGGGACAACTTCACGGCCGACATTCCAATACGCATCGAGGGCAGCTCGCGCGTCGAGATGCAGAACCTCGTCTTTCAGTTCCCCGGCGGGTCGCAGTTTCGTCGCAAGCaggccgcagccgcatcagcggcagcaactgGTGCAAAGGATGCACTCGACGAGTTCGTCGGTGGCGTGCCAAACCGCCGGCGCACCCGCGCTGACGATCGCAAGGAGGTACTCGAAGCTGAATACCACCCGGCCGACATGACAGGAGAGACCGTCTACACACAGGAGAACTTCCTGCAGTGGGCACAGGACGGCGTCCCGTTTAACCCTCGCCCTGCGCTGGAGCGCGGGGTGCCTGGCACGCGGGTCGTCCTGTCACCGGATGCGAAGGGGGCGCGGGTGCCGCTGAAGCCGAGTCTGTCCGCGCAGGCCGCCGAaccggcgacgcagcagcccaTGAAGCACGCCGTGCTTGCCGCACACTGGGACTCGAAGTACTTCGCAGacctccccttcctcgccgcctGCGACTCCGCCATGCCGGTGGTGTTCCTCCTGCGGACCATCAAGAACATCGCCGTTTTGACCGATGTGGCGGAGGCGTTGACGGAGTCGTACAAGGCCGAGCGGTCTGGCGCATtgggcggcgacgcggccgccgccgttccCGGGCTCACGAGCACGTTCCGCAACGCCACGACGGAGGCTGAAGTGAGAGAGCGGCTGGCGTCACTCCTCTCACCAGCCCATCATGCGCTCCTGTACCAGTACTTCTTCGCGCGCCCCTACAGCGTCGGCGATGAGCAACAGAACTTAGTAGCGGCAGGTATGCGAAACCATCCGACAAAGGTGGAGGTAGACGTACGCACGTGGCTGGACTGGGTGCAGCACCTGCCCATCATCTCCGTCATCCTCttcgacggcgaggaggcgtaCAAGCACTGGTCCGGGGACGACAACACGTATGGGTCGCGGCAcctggcgcagcggtggcgcagcaccccCTCCGTGATGCGGACGCGCTACGCTGAGGGCCCACAGTCCCTCTACGACTCGGTCGACCTCTTTGCCCTCTACGACCTCATGGGCCCGGCAGGGACAACGTTCAGCAATATGTACCCGACGCAGAGCGGCATCTTCTACGCGGGGCTATCGCAGCGCGAGTGGGAGCTTCGCCATCGAGCGATGAAACACAGCTCGGCGATCTCCGCGGAGCTCCTGTGGCGGTACCACGAGGCCACCGCAttgccgccggcggaggcgcgcggGAAGACAGACCCctttctccgcctcctcggccccTCACCACATGAAGCAGTCGCATCCATCAACACTGCCTACACTCGACGGCTGCTGGCGAACAACGCATCGCGCCCATCAGTGGCGTCACTCCCGCGGTCGTGGCTGATGTACGGTTCGCCGCACGAGATGCTTACGCTGCACAGCGTCGCTCGCACCACCCACGACGTCAGGTTCGTGGAAAACTTTGATCAGCTGCGGGTATACGACAGGCTGGACCGGGAGATTGCCGCCGAGAGCAGCTTCGATGCGGAACGCTACCTGAACACCATCAACCACAACATCTTCTTCTCTCCGTCTCAACAGGAGGACCTGCGCCGCAACCGAGACGTCTTCGTCGCTGAGGATGACCACAAGCACTGGCTGGACACGCAGCGGGTGCTGCATCTTATTCCCGTCCCGTTCCCCAAGTCATGGCACACGGCgaacgacgacggcagcaacgTGCACGATGGAACGTCGACGGACCTGTCAGGGCTGTTATGGTCTACGGTACTAGAGCTGGGCGACTACTGGACGCGTAAAGAATGA
- a CDS encoding putative paraflagellar rod protein — MLLSSPAAAAPNASGGGSGGAAAGDEVVSPTLETSTALSTAHAQLVLLEYAIRAAAASAVPSDASAQSHRKASEATRTMSATVGSQNSLLPGPVPAESGSPTSIMAATRLSSVTATAPSGASERLSALHDNLRRVRRLMQQYEEASQRVIKVHLLPSSETGEETLGSVATPTAHAVQRTKEVTPQQPSVSVAAAAAAADRPFLEQHSSNSANVASSGKPAAEQQNTLPSLHQRRALASDAVFTRFCGLRVTPDQLLLPLPPPATPTASPASPEFAQQRMSPRGIDDDAEEKKSGNGSGLVSHYSEPVKKRGSNNKTSSSQMVGSRNAKAQHSSASSSPRHSPVSRTAQQRKRTSAEAVLEEYAKLFYRPSATAASPPAAPSDNTKVTKAGSLSSSTPTDDGEVAQPLQETQQQFAALQLCHLFAYEAHLRSAAALADSQGKDNDVSTITRGITAVGAATTGAQVDDISWQHIPVAVQHMQDSLTALQARFTRDSHYASCGGQPIALVHQLQTWTQPLIQNLNELLSNSTLEETDENTREKLRRMKFDAEELQQAQAQAISNGDMQRSEELYYEQASLAEAMAGPYDELEAIMRKYGEVCVDAPLTRVLEQRDLLTTRLTRVIEEHTSKLSEVTLDAERVKEKRRAVAQARHRQRNNMSTYNHTWKKAWQTNSDQQMACYRAMEQLEKQLNDLQQAQSFLVDDWISHVTQERQREADAASFACFADARAAALAETQRNLQTVVDGVRQYSGAVQFSCRHVEAFVREVLRGHLSHSQVALRKDRLEQFRALYLTLGDLRFKKARNAEEIEKKIEYYTLQQEVAMDALNPKAKEFSKTKQRYEAAKAEVQKQIDQIDQRSRLQLERFRPTEQLLREAGVDFVSPEEELARRTQQRSQKLLEYQKLIEDGIGVRPTSSAASRSPATLTTVAASQATTSSTRTEGAKGLTGTNAPSPPRLQAVGSLHSCPRPPSAGEAANPTATASGALCGKNGRQLPPLRRMNHTYPPSQRTDHSDGSDEPTATTTEPSPQGANQTSTAATAAAAPTAASLSSLHATEERIMQGISKMAVTDRGRTHTSSGAASIRCKRSKR; from the coding sequence GAGCATcatggcggcgacgcggctgtCCAGTGTGACGGCAACAGCGCCGTCAGGTGCCAGCGAACGGCTCAGCGCGCTGCACGACAACCTGCGGCGTGTTCGGCGCCTCATGCAGCAATACGAGGAGGCCTCGCAGCGCGTCATCAAGGTACACCTGCTTCCCTCCTCCGAGACGGGCGAGGAGACTCTCGGGTCAGTGGCCACGCCCACTGCGCATGCCGTTCAAAGGACGAAGGAGGTGactccgcagcagccgagcgTCTcggtcgccgcagccgcagcagcagcagaccgCCCGTTTCTTGAGCAGCACAGCTCAAACTCGGCAAACGttgccagcagcggcaaacCAGCCGCAGAGCAGCAGAACACCCTCCCGTccctgcaccagcgccgagCGCTtgccagcgacgccgtctTCACGCGTTTCTGCGGGTTGCGCGTCACTCCTGATCAGTTGCTCCTGCCACttccgccgccagcgaccCCGACCGCCTCACCTGCATCGCCCGAgttcgcgcagcagcgcatgtcACCGCGAggcatcgacgacgacgctgaggaaaaaaagagcggAAATGGGAGTGGCTTGGTGAGCCACTACTCCGAGCCCGTGAAGAAGCGTGgtagcaacaacaaaaccagcagcagccagaTGGTGGGTAGCCGGAATGCGAAAGCCCAGCACAGCTCGGCTTCCAGCAGCCCCAGGCACTCTCCCGTGTCTcgcacggcgcagcaacGGAAGCGCACGAGCGCCGAGGCCGTACTGGAGGAATACGCGAAGCTCTTCTATCGCCCCTCCGCcacagcggcatcgccgccggcggcaccgtcagACAACACTAAAGTCACCAAAGCGGGAAGCCTGTCCTCATCGACACCGACTGATGACGGTGAAGTGGCGCAACCGCTACaggagacgcagcagcagtttGCGGCCCTGCAGCTGTGTCATCTGTTTGCCTACGAGGCACACCTGAggtctgcggctgcgcttgCTGATAGCCAGGGCAAAGACAATGACGTCAGTACCATCACAAGAGGAATAACAGCTGTCGGGGCAGCGACAACCGGCGCGCAAGTCGACGATATCAGTTGGCAGCACATACCTGTCGCCGTTCAGCACATGCAGGACAGCCTCACCGCGCTGCAGGCCCGTTTTACGCGTGACTCGCACTacgccagctgcggcggacAACCAATCGCCCTCGTGCATCAGTTGCAAACCTGGACGCAGCCGCTGATCCAGAATTTGAACGAGCTCCTCTCGAACTCCACCTTGGAGGAAACGGACGAGAACACGCGTGAGAAGCTGCGACGCATGAAGTTTgacgcggaggagctgcagcaggcgcaggcgcaggcaaTCTCGAACGGCGATATGCAGCGCTCCGAGGAGCTCTATTACGAGCAGGCGTCGCTGGCTGAGGCGATGGCAGGGCCCTACGACGAGTTGGAGGCGATAATGCGGAAGTACGGAGAGGTGTGCGTCGAcgcgccgctgacgcgcgTGCTGGAGCAGCGCGATCTGCTTACGACGCGGCTGACGCGCGTGATCGAGGAGCACACGAGCAAACTCTCGGAGGTCACCCTCGATGCGGAGCGGgtgaaggagaagcggcgggccgtggcgcaggcgcgtcaTCGACAGCGCAACAATATGTCGACGTACAACCACACATGGAAGAAGGCGTGGCAGACGAACAGCGACCAGCAGATGGCGTGCTACCGCGCgatggagcagctggagaagcagctgaacgacctgcagcaggcgcaaAGCTTCCTCGTAGACGACTGGATCAGCCATGTCACGCAGGAGCGCCAGAGGGAGGCGGACGCGGCATCCTTTGCGTGCTTCGCAGACGCCAGGGCagccgccctcgccgagaCGCAGCGCAACCTACAGACAGTTGTCGATGGCGTGCGCCAGTACAGTGGGGCTGTGCAGTTTAGCTGCCGTCACGTCGAGGCCTTCGTCcgcgaggtgctgcgagGTCATCTCAGCCACTCTCAGGTGGCGCTTCGCAAGGACCGACTGGAGCAGTTCCGCGCCCTCTACCTCACGCTCGGCGACCTGCGCTTCAAGAAGGCGCGCAACGCCGAGGAAATCGAAAAGAAGATTGAGTACtacacgctgcagcaggaggtTGCCATGGACGCGCTCAACCCGAAGGCGAAGGAGTTCAGCAAAACCAAGCAGCGCTATGAGGCCGCGAAGGCCGAGGTGCAGAAGCAGATCGACCAGATCGACCAGCGCAGTCGACTACAGCTTGAACGCTTCCGGCcgacggagcagctgctccgcgaGGCTGGCGTGGACTTTGTGTCccccgaggaggagctcgccAGACGCACGCAGCAACGGTCGCAGAAGCTTCTCGAGTACCAGAAACTGATAGAGGATGGCATCGGCGTGCGGCCGAcctcgagcgccgcctcacGCTCCCCTGCGACGCTCACCACCGTGGCAGCTTCACAAGCGACGACCTCCTCTACTCGGACTGAAGGTGCGAAGGGCCTCACCGGCACGAatgcgccatcgccaccgcggctgcaAGCTGTCGGATCGCTGCACTCCTGTCCACGGCCGCCGAGCGCGGGGGAAGCGGCCAACCCCACCGCTACTGCTTCTGGGGCCCTTTGTGGGAAGAACGGTCGTCAGTTGCCTCCACTTCGCAGAATGAACCACACCTACCCGCCATCGCAGCGCACTGAtcacagcgacggcagcgacgaacCGACCGCGACGACAACAGAACCCTCGCCGCAAGGTGCAAATCAGACCTCTACAGCTGccacggcggctgctgcccccACAGCTGCCTCCTTGTCGAGCCTACACGCGACGGAGGAGCGCATCATGCAGGGCATCTCCAAGATGGCGGTGACCGATCGCGGCAGGacccacaccagcagcggcgcggcctcCATTAGATGCAAGAGAAGCAAGCGATAA
- a CDS encoding putative ubiquitin-conjugating enzyme, translating into MSYASSAIKRLSNEYRRLQKPENRVREYYIAPLEENIFEWHFTLRGPGGDDNSLPYKDGIYHGALIFSRSYPLEPPDILFFTRSGRFAVREKICSTISSYHKELWQPTYDIALTLTALRHFMAQEDEFGVGAFPKSMIALETKEVWAKETWSFTCSRCGMATKDVWETQMKMYPETSPEKEAQVPKLPLPPPAAPAASATAKPEDAGEKQDAPDTASSPAPPPSASPSSTLSPSPAAADASETAAKAAAAPDAPQSHNAPKGTPSSPAFASTAVDATALQSPTPGVHDTLHTPSPAAHERTAKSGASIKEEGAMSEDDDALSCFTDMSPARVVRAPVMAAPPPPPPPAAAEPDRLYDMHLQSLVRDTPRSEAGLAAAAAADATPPVTSAVADGVVAADVAGASASPLSTAAAAVAPPQFAQRVVFGVNIMEVSISLRLLDRAIIVSFLFVVLILLRRGLCALLMS; encoded by the coding sequence ATGTCGTACGCGTCCTCCGCCATCAAGCGGCTCAGCAACGAGTACCGCCGCCTGCAGAAGCCTGAGAACCGTGTGCGCGAGTACTACATCGCGCCACTGGAGGAAAACATTTTCGAATGGCACTTCACGCTGCGTGGCCCCGGTGGGGACGACAACTCGCTTCCGTACAAGGACGGCATCTACCACGGCGCCCTCATCTTCTCCCGCTCCTACCCGCTGGAGCCGCCAGACATTCTCTTCTTTACCCGCAGTGGTCGCTTCGCTGTGCGTGAGAAGATCTGCTCGACTATCAGCAGCTACCACAAGGAGCTGTGGCAGCCGACGTACGACATTGCGCTGACAttgacggcgctgcggcattTTATGGCCCAGGAGGACGAGTTCGGCGTTGGCGCCTTCCCAAAAAGCATGATTGCACTCGAAACGAAGGAGGTGTGGGCCAAAGAAACGTGGTCGTTcacgtgcagcaggtgcgggATGGCGACGAAGGACGTGTGGGAGACGCAGATGAAAATGTACCCGGAAACCTCgccagagaaagaggcgcagGTGCCGAAGCtgccactaccaccacccgcagcccccgctgccagcgccacggcgaAGCCCGAGGACGCAGGAGAAAAGCAAGACGCTCCAGATaccgcgtcgtcgcccgcccctcccccgtccgcctccccctcttccacgctgtcgccgtcgcccgctgccgcggatGCGAGTGAGACAGCTGCCAAAGCCGCAGCCGCCCCAGACGCACCACAGAGCCACAATGCCCCCAAGGGCACGCCATCTTCACCGGCGTTCGCGTCAACGGCAGTGGATGCGACCGCGCTCCAGTCACCTACACCAGGCGTCCATGACACACTGCACACGCCCAGCCCAGCGGCGCACGAGCGCACAGCGAAGAGCGGCGCCTCCataaaggaggagggggcgatgAGCGAAGATGACGACGCGCTTTCCTGCTTCACCGACATGAGTCCTGCTCGAGTCGTGCGAGCGCCGGTGATGGctgcacctccaccaccaccaccaccagcagcggcagagccTGACCGCCTCTACGACATGCACCTCCAGTCCCTAGTACGCGATACTCCTCGGAGTGAAGCGGggctcgccgcagcagcagccgcagacgcgACGCCACCGGTGACAAGCGCTGTGGCAGACGGCGTTGTTGCAGCTGATGTGGCAGGGGCGTCGGCTTCTCCTCTTTcaacagctgctgctgcggtcgcgCCGCCACAAtttgcgcagcgcgtcgtcTTTGGAGTGAACATCATGGAAGTGTCGATATCGCTACGCCTTCTCGATCGCGCCATCATCGTCAGCTTCCTCTTTGTTGTACTGATCCTGCTGCGTCGTGGCCTCTGCGCTCTGCTAATGAGCTAG